A part of Paenibacillus sp. IHBB 10380 genomic DNA contains:
- a CDS encoding response regulator, whose product MDKKKVLIVDDQNGIRILLMEVFSSEGYEMFQAANGRLALEIVRNDAPDLVLLDMKIPGMDGLEILKHIKEINTEIKVIMMTAYGELDMIKEATELGALMHFTKPFDIDEMRVAVNTQLRNNKV is encoded by the coding sequence TTGGATAAGAAGAAAGTATTAATCGTTGATGATCAGAATGGCATTCGCATTCTGTTAATGGAAGTTTTTAGTAGTGAGGGTTACGAAATGTTCCAGGCGGCAAATGGAAGATTGGCTTTAGAAATAGTTAGGAATGATGCCCCGGATTTAGTGCTACTCGATATGAAGATTCCAGGTATGGATGGACTTGAAATTCTTAAACATATTAAAGAAATCAATACGGAGATCAAAGTCATAATGATGACTGCATATGGTGAGCTAGACATGATTAAAGAGGCGACCGAACTAGGTGCACTTATGCACTTTACTAAACCGTTTGATATTGATGAGATGAGGGTAGCGGTAAACACACAATTAAGGAATAACAAAGTATAA
- the fba gene encoding class II fructose-1,6-bisphosphate aldolase translates to MPLVSMKDMLNKALEGKYAVGQYNINNLEWTQAILGAAEEEKSPVILGVSEGAARHMGGFYTVVKMVEGLLHDMKITVPVAIHLDHGSSFDKCKEAIDAGFTSVMIDDSHSPIDKNIETTKKVVEYAHSKGVSVEAEVGTVGGQEDDVVGDVMYAKLDDCVRIVNETGIDTLAPALGSVHGPYKGEPNLGFVQMEEICNAISLPLVLHGGTGIPTHDIKKAISLGTSKINVNTENQIVFAKAVREVLAAKTDAYDPRTFIVPGREAIKQTVIGKMREFGSNNQA, encoded by the coding sequence ATGCCATTAGTATCTATGAAAGACATGTTAAACAAAGCACTTGAAGGTAAATATGCAGTTGGTCAATATAACATTAATAACTTGGAGTGGACTCAAGCGATTCTGGGTGCCGCAGAAGAAGAGAAATCACCAGTAATCCTTGGAGTATCTGAGGGAGCAGCGCGTCATATGGGCGGGTTCTATACTGTTGTGAAGATGGTTGAAGGTCTTTTACATGACATGAAAATTACAGTTCCTGTTGCGATTCATCTTGACCATGGTTCAAGCTTTGATAAATGTAAAGAAGCGATCGATGCAGGATTTACATCCGTTATGATCGATGACTCACATAGCCCAATCGACAAAAACATCGAAACAACTAAAAAAGTTGTCGAATATGCACATTCCAAAGGCGTTTCTGTAGAAGCTGAAGTTGGAACTGTTGGCGGTCAAGAAGATGACGTTGTCGGTGATGTGATGTATGCAAAACTTGACGATTGTGTACGTATCGTAAACGAGACTGGCATTGATACACTAGCTCCAGCACTTGGTTCTGTTCACGGACCATACAAAGGCGAACCAAACCTTGGTTTCGTTCAAATGGAAGAAATTTGTAATGCAATCAGCCTTCCACTTGTTCTTCATGGTGGTACAGGTATCCCAACACATGATATCAAAAAAGCAATCTCGTTGGGTACTTCTAAAATTAACGTAAACACGGAGAATCAAATCGTATTTGCGAAAGCAGTTCGTGAAGTGCTTGCTGCGAAAACAGATGCATATGATCCACGTACATTCATCGTTCCAGGCCGCGAAGCAATTAAACAAACAGTTATCGGTAAAATGCGTGAGTTCGGTTCTAACAACCAAGCGTAA
- a CDS encoding UDP-N-acetylglucosamine 1-carboxyvinyltransferase, whose translation MEKLMITGGRPLHGTVSISGAKNSAIALIPAAILAESEVILDNLPLLSDVAVYAEILEELGASVSWEGSQMKIDPSSIKSIPMPDGSVKKLRASYYMMGAMLGRFNEAVIGLPGGCNFEPRPIDQHIKGFEALGATVTNEHGSIHLHAKELRGAKIYLDVSSVGATINIMLAAARAIGSTTIENAAKEPEIIDVATLLNSMGAVIKGAGTETIRIEGVSELHGCRHSIIPDRIQAGTYMIAAAATRGDVIIDNVIPKHMEAMTAKLLEMGVQIEELDESIRVVGRSKYEHVDVKALIYPGFPTDLQSPMTSLLTQAEGVSVLSDFVYSNRFKHVPELIRMGAKIRVEGRSAIIEKSKLNAAKVKATDLRAGAALVIAALTVDEGITEVTGVEYIDRGYDHLVTNLRHLGADVWRETD comes from the coding sequence ATGGAAAAATTGATGATCACTGGCGGAAGGCCGCTACATGGCACGGTATCCATCAGCGGTGCTAAGAACAGCGCTATTGCCTTGATTCCGGCTGCTATTCTGGCGGAATCGGAAGTTATTCTGGATAATTTACCGCTATTGAGTGATGTAGCTGTGTACGCCGAAATACTTGAGGAGCTTGGTGCGAGCGTTTCGTGGGAAGGCAGCCAGATGAAAATTGATCCTTCATCCATCAAATCAATTCCCATGCCGGATGGTTCTGTAAAGAAGCTTAGAGCTTCTTATTACATGATGGGTGCCATGCTTGGTAGATTTAATGAAGCAGTGATTGGCTTACCGGGAGGCTGTAATTTCGAGCCCCGACCTATCGATCAGCATATTAAAGGATTTGAAGCGCTAGGCGCTACAGTAACGAATGAACATGGTTCTATACACTTGCACGCTAAAGAATTACGGGGAGCTAAAATATATTTAGATGTATCTAGCGTAGGAGCAACCATTAACATTATGCTAGCTGCAGCCCGTGCCATAGGTTCCACTACCATCGAAAATGCGGCTAAAGAGCCTGAGATCATAGATGTAGCAACACTCCTTAATTCCATGGGAGCCGTAATCAAGGGCGCCGGTACGGAAACCATTCGTATTGAAGGTGTCTCTGAACTCCACGGCTGCCGTCACTCCATTATTCCCGATCGTATTCAAGCAGGAACGTATATGATTGCAGCTGCCGCTACGCGTGGTGATGTGATTATTGACAATGTTATCCCCAAACACATGGAAGCTATGACAGCTAAATTGCTCGAAATGGGCGTTCAAATAGAAGAGCTTGATGAAAGTATTCGTGTTGTTGGACGCAGTAAATATGAGCATGTAGATGTGAAGGCGTTAATTTACCCAGGATTCCCTACCGATTTACAATCTCCAATGACGAGTCTACTGACACAGGCTGAGGGTGTTAGTGTGCTTAGCGATTTTGTATATAGTAATCGATTTAAGCATGTCCCCGAATTGATACGCATGGGGGCTAAGATCCGTGTCGAAGGACGTTCAGCCATTATTGAGAAAAGCAAACTCAATGCAGCTAAAGTAAAAGCAACGGATTTACGTGCAGGGGCGGCGCTTGTCATTGCTGCGCTTACAGTAGACGAAGGTATTACAGAAGTTACTGGCGTAGAATATATTGATCGTGGGTATGACCATTTGGTTACTAATCTTCGTCATTTAGGAGCAGATGTGTGGCGTGAGACTGACTAA
- the rho gene encoding transcription termination factor Rho: MDLQITDLEEMKLTDLYKLAKQYQIPYYGQLKKRELIFAILRAQAEQSGLMFMEGVLEILSEGYGFLRPINYLPSTQDIYISASQIRKFDLRTGDLVSGKCRTPKENERYFGLLQVNAVNGESPQTAAERLHFPALTPLYPQKKLILETSPNHLSARIMDLLAPVGLGQRGLIVAPPKAGKTLLLKEIANSISTNNPEISLFVLLIDERPEEVTDMQRSVKGEVIASTFDELPENHIKVAELVLERALRLVEHKKDVVILMDSITRLARAYNLVIPPSGRTLSGGIDPAAFHRPKRFFGAARNVEEGGSLTILATALVDTGSRMDDIIYEEFKGTGNMELHLDRKLAERRIFPAIDIRRSGTRREEVLLTKEELDTIWAIRKNMNDSAEFVDGFLKKLRNSKTNEEFIASFDVPAKPSNSGSNGNSNQSTTRRTSRPSTASATLS; this comes from the coding sequence ATGGATCTACAAATTACCGATTTGGAAGAAATGAAGCTGACCGATCTGTATAAGCTAGCAAAGCAATACCAGATTCCGTATTATGGTCAACTGAAGAAGAGAGAATTAATTTTTGCTATTCTGCGAGCACAAGCAGAGCAGAGTGGATTGATGTTTATGGAAGGTGTACTAGAAATACTTTCCGAAGGGTATGGTTTTCTAAGACCGATTAACTACTTACCGAGTACACAAGATATTTATATCTCTGCCTCACAAATTCGTAAATTTGATTTAAGGACTGGAGATCTAGTATCCGGAAAATGTAGAACTCCGAAAGAGAATGAACGGTACTTTGGATTGCTTCAGGTTAATGCCGTGAACGGAGAAAGTCCTCAGACTGCAGCGGAACGACTACATTTTCCAGCGCTAACTCCTCTATATCCACAAAAGAAACTTATACTTGAGACATCCCCTAACCATTTGTCCGCACGTATTATGGATTTACTCGCACCTGTAGGACTTGGACAACGTGGATTAATCGTAGCACCTCCAAAAGCAGGGAAAACGCTCCTCCTAAAAGAAATTGCCAATAGTATCTCTACTAACAATCCTGAAATCTCATTGTTTGTACTTCTCATTGATGAACGGCCTGAGGAAGTAACGGATATGCAGCGTTCTGTAAAAGGTGAAGTTATTGCTTCTACATTTGATGAATTGCCAGAGAATCATATTAAAGTGGCAGAGCTTGTACTGGAACGGGCATTAAGATTAGTTGAACATAAGAAAGATGTAGTTATCTTAATGGATAGCATCACCCGCCTCGCTCGTGCATACAACCTTGTTATTCCTCCTTCTGGACGTACGCTTAGTGGAGGTATTGATCCAGCAGCATTTCATCGTCCTAAACGGTTCTTCGGTGCAGCACGTAATGTGGAAGAAGGCGGTAGCTTAACCATACTCGCAACAGCTTTGGTAGATACAGGATCGCGTATGGATGATATCATTTATGAAGAATTTAAAGGTACAGGTAATATGGAACTGCATCTGGATCGCAAGTTGGCAGAACGCCGTATTTTTCCTGCGATTGATATTCGTCGCTCAGGTACCCGTCGTGAAGAAGTGTTGTTGACGAAAGAAGAGCTTGATACGATCTGGGCTATACGTAAAAACATGAATGATTCTGCTGAATTTGTAGATGGATTCCTAAAAAAATTACGTAATAGCAAGACTAATGAGGAATTTATTGCCTCTTTTGACGTACCTGCCAAACCAAGTAATAGTGGCAGTAATGGAAACAGTAATCAAAGTACAACCCGCAGAACGTCCCGCCCATCGACTGCTTCTGCCACGTTATCCTAA
- a CDS encoding radical SAM protein, translated as MYLVYADEQGNVFDHPSLYGLARSGDMIVEMLEDELIPLPDGATLVGLPSTRAIGMDPDTGEMMSLPDNAQAVGALLPQGYTRLGLPGYVKTDKAYKLPLFGYSAVVWKEGQFYVAAELTDDPEKWNPINCDPEELDHGVQRLTEKYPDNRLYTHLSNCALGYECLTSSNTFLNRWEGAVPVSHSCNAGCFGCISEQPDDSGFVSPQTRMNFRPRVDELVEVMLEHLKTPESIISFGQGCEGEPSTQAKIIIDAIREVRSVTDMGYININTNAGLSDHIRGIVDAGLDLMRVSTISALDGHYDAYYKPRGYNLVNVEKSLRYATDQGVYTSINYLIFPGVTDREEEIEAMVEFCRRTGLKLIQMRNLNIDPESYLELIPPAQGEILGMKQMLEIFRAELPDVVIGSFTHVPPADMVRKKKIITI; from the coding sequence ATGTATCTGGTATATGCAGATGAACAAGGAAATGTATTTGATCATCCCTCGCTTTACGGACTTGCCCGTAGTGGGGATATGATTGTTGAAATGTTAGAGGATGAGCTCATTCCATTGCCGGATGGTGCTACATTGGTAGGTCTACCAAGTACACGCGCTATTGGTATGGACCCAGACACTGGGGAAATGATGTCATTGCCAGATAACGCCCAGGCTGTTGGCGCGCTTTTGCCACAAGGTTATACAAGATTGGGTCTACCCGGCTATGTGAAGACCGACAAGGCCTATAAATTGCCTTTGTTTGGCTATTCGGCTGTAGTATGGAAAGAGGGTCAGTTCTATGTAGCGGCTGAACTAACAGATGATCCCGAGAAGTGGAATCCTATCAACTGTGATCCGGAAGAACTGGACCATGGTGTGCAACGGTTGACAGAGAAATATCCTGACAATAGGCTGTACACGCATTTATCCAATTGTGCATTAGGATATGAATGTCTTACTTCCTCCAATACATTTCTGAATAGGTGGGAGGGAGCCGTCCCTGTATCGCATTCTTGTAATGCAGGTTGCTTCGGTTGTATTTCCGAGCAGCCAGATGACAGTGGCTTTGTATCACCTCAGACTCGTATGAACTTCCGTCCAAGGGTGGATGAACTGGTTGAGGTCATGTTAGAGCATCTCAAAACACCCGAATCCATCATTAGCTTCGGGCAAGGCTGTGAAGGAGAACCTTCTACGCAAGCCAAGATTATTATAGATGCTATTCGTGAAGTGAGATCGGTCACGGATATGGGATATATTAATATTAATACGAATGCTGGATTAAGTGATCATATCCGTGGGATTGTGGATGCGGGCTTAGATCTTATGCGTGTTAGTACTATTAGTGCGCTAGATGGACATTATGATGCGTACTATAAGCCAAGAGGATATAATCTTGTGAACGTAGAGAAATCTTTGCGTTACGCTACGGATCAGGGTGTATATACTTCGATCAACTATTTGATTTTCCCGGGTGTAACTGACCGTGAGGAAGAGATTGAAGCCATGGTCGAATTCTGTAGACGAACGGGTCTTAAGTTAATTCAAATGCGGAATCTTAATATTGACCCTGAGAGCTATCTGGAACTTATTCCACCAGCTCAAGGCGAAATTTTAGGCATGAAGCAGATGCTTGAAATATTCCGTGCAGAACTGCCGGACGTGGTTATTGGTTCTTTTACACATGTGCCCCCAGCGGATATGGTGCGTAAGAAGAAGATTATTACCATATAA
- the rpmE gene encoding 50S ribosomal protein L31, which yields MQESIQPKYHVTTVSCACGNTFETGSVKENLRVEVCSNCHPFYTGKQKFLDAGGRVDKFKKKYGV from the coding sequence ATGCAAGAATCAATCCAACCGAAATACCACGTGACTACTGTAAGCTGTGCTTGTGGCAATACATTTGAAACAGGTTCTGTTAAAGAAAATCTACGTGTAGAAGTTTGCTCCAACTGTCATCCGTTCTATACAGGGAAACAAAAATTCCTGGATGCTGGTGGTCGTGTTGATAAATTTAAGAAAAAATACGGAGTTTAA
- the dnaX gene encoding DNA polymerase III subunit gamma/tau: MEHIALYRAWRPQSFQDVVGQQHIIQTLQNAIREQRVSHAYLFSGPRGTGKTSAAKILAKAVNCERGPATEPCNECESCRRITAGSVMDVQEIDAASNRGVEEIRDLREKVKYAPTEVRQKVYIIDEVHMLTTEAFNALLKTLEEPPPHVMFILATTEPHKLPATIISRCQRFDFRRVSLDEQTERLRRICQEEGIKADDDALQYIARLSDGGMRDALSVLDQISSFTGDDVTYQQVLNMTGGIASEQFGRLAQGLLDGDIGLVLQMVEDFMQEGKSADKCMENLLYYFRDLLLIKMVPRADKLTDRVLNPEEYKEMASAFSRERLFQMIDILNHYQSEMKYASQPQTLFEVALLKLCNIPQGGVQQEQSHQISPARVPSQTAAPVDSGEIHILKQQVVALEQKLEKFMKTGGAGVSNARDSGGSSRSSGGGMPAPRASSAAKLPSQLNEYLLQRNSESFTTIQKQWGSVLQGVKEEKVTVHAWFMDGEPASVLDDSILVAFKNNIHRETTEKPANKQVIEHVLEEKLGKSYHLVTIMQRDWMTALEGSTQQVKEELKLEHEHEDGKSKSEPWIDEALQLFGEDLVVIKE, from the coding sequence GTGGAACATATAGCGCTGTACCGTGCATGGCGGCCGCAGTCTTTTCAAGACGTAGTGGGACAACAGCATATCATTCAAACGCTGCAGAACGCGATACGTGAACAGCGGGTTTCTCATGCCTACCTGTTCAGCGGTCCACGAGGAACCGGGAAGACAAGTGCTGCGAAGATTCTAGCAAAAGCCGTGAACTGTGAGCGGGGACCTGCTACGGAACCTTGTAATGAATGTGAGTCTTGCCGCCGTATAACGGCAGGATCTGTCATGGATGTGCAAGAAATTGATGCTGCATCTAATCGTGGTGTAGAAGAAATTCGTGATTTACGTGAGAAAGTTAAATATGCACCAACGGAAGTCAGACAGAAGGTTTATATTATCGATGAAGTGCATATGCTGACCACAGAAGCATTCAATGCCTTATTGAAGACGCTAGAGGAACCCCCGCCTCATGTTATGTTTATTCTTGCAACGACTGAACCTCATAAACTGCCAGCTACGATTATATCTCGATGTCAGCGTTTTGATTTTCGCAGAGTGTCGTTGGATGAACAGACCGAGCGACTACGTCGTATTTGTCAAGAAGAAGGCATTAAAGCTGATGACGATGCTCTTCAATATATCGCAAGGCTTTCCGATGGTGGAATGCGGGATGCGCTCAGCGTTTTGGATCAAATCTCATCCTTTACGGGAGATGATGTAACCTACCAACAAGTACTGAATATGACCGGGGGAATTGCTTCCGAACAGTTCGGAAGATTGGCTCAAGGTCTGCTTGATGGAGATATAGGTTTAGTGCTACAGATGGTGGAGGATTTCATGCAGGAAGGTAAGAGTGCAGATAAATGCATGGAGAACCTACTGTATTATTTCCGGGACCTACTATTGATCAAAATGGTACCCCGCGCGGACAAGCTGACGGACAGGGTATTGAATCCAGAAGAGTACAAGGAAATGGCGAGCGCGTTCTCACGTGAACGGCTATTTCAAATGATTGATATTCTGAATCACTACCAAAGTGAGATGAAATATGCTTCACAGCCGCAGACATTATTTGAGGTAGCTCTGCTTAAGCTTTGTAATATACCGCAAGGTGGCGTTCAGCAGGAACAGTCGCATCAGATTAGCCCTGCGCGTGTTCCATCTCAAACTGCTGCGCCTGTTGATTCAGGAGAGATCCATATTTTGAAACAACAAGTCGTAGCTCTGGAGCAGAAGCTTGAGAAGTTTATGAAGACGGGTGGAGCGGGAGTTAGTAATGCTCGTGATTCGGGAGGAAGCTCTAGATCATCTGGAGGTGGGATGCCAGCACCACGTGCATCTTCTGCTGCTAAACTGCCTTCACAGTTGAATGAATACTTACTCCAGAGAAATAGTGAATCGTTCACAACGATCCAAAAACAATGGGGTTCTGTTCTTCAAGGGGTTAAGGAGGAGAAGGTTACTGTCCATGCTTGGTTTATGGATGGAGAGCCTGCCTCTGTACTAGATGATTCTATTCTGGTAGCCTTTAAGAATAATATTCACCGTGAGACTACCGAGAAGCCTGCTAATAAACAGGTTATAGAGCATGTTCTGGAGGAAAAGCTTGGTAAATCTTATCATTTGGTGACGATTATGCAGCGAGATTGGATGACTGCTCTTGAGGGGTCAACACAACAGGTCAAGGAAGAATTGAAGCTGGAACACGAACATGAGGACGGTAAGTCCAAATCAGAGCCGTGGATTGACGAGGCACTTCAACTTTTTGGCGAAGATCTCGTAGTTATAAAAGAATAG
- a CDS encoding YbaB/EbfC family nucleoid-associated protein: MNNMNQMMKQVKKMQEQMMKAQEELVTKKVEGSSGGGVVTAEVNGHKKLLSITIKPEAVDPDDVEMLQDLVMTAVNDALTKADELANDDMGKFTGGMKIPGLF; encoded by the coding sequence ATGAATAATATGAACCAGATGATGAAACAAGTGAAAAAAATGCAAGAGCAGATGATGAAGGCACAAGAAGAGCTAGTGACTAAGAAAGTAGAAGGAAGCTCTGGTGGTGGCGTTGTGACTGCAGAAGTGAACGGACACAAGAAACTGCTATCCATTACAATTAAACCAGAGGCCGTAGATCCGGATGATGTAGAAATGCTGCAGGATCTGGTAATGACAGCGGTGAATGATGCCCTGACTAAAGCAGATGAGCTTGCCAACGATGATATGGGTAAATTCACGGGCGGAATGAAAATACCAGGCCTGTTCTAA